In Meleagris gallopavo isolate NT-WF06-2002-E0010 breed Aviagen turkey brand Nicholas breeding stock chromosome 15, Turkey_5.1, whole genome shotgun sequence, one DNA window encodes the following:
- the AFAP1L1 gene encoding actin filament-associated protein 1-like 1 isoform X2, with the protein MSWGMHCGLRCAVRRWHRAWPLSAELGQGVVLDQLLPELSILLKLLDHEYLSATAQEKKVAVSSILQKLQPPTGKDTDFMYVNTASLSNGTSFVESLFEEFDCDLRDLRDMQEDDGDTGDSIGVELARSQPAKSVPADPPPPLPTTPPPEDYYEEALPLGPGKAPEYITSRNNDSDAMSSSYESYDEEEEEGKGQQLTHQWPSEEASMNLVKDCRICAFLLRKKRFGQWAKQLTIIRDGKLLCYKSSKDRQPHVEVPLSTCNVIYVPKDGRRKKHELRFSLPGAEALVLAVQSKEQAEEWLKVIKEASTAGTSGMEIPMSPVMPCKMDLDKRLSQEKHTSDSDSVATGETCSPMARRELCENGKVKKSGLADLKGSMSRAAGKKITRIISFSKKKPSPEDTQTSSTEEDIPCCGYLSVLVNQCWKERWCRLKANTLYFHKDRTDLRTHVNAINLRGCEVVPGLGPKHPFAFRILRNGQEVAALEASCSEDLGRWLGLLLVETGSQTAPEALHYDYVDVETIANIVTAVRHSYLWASSSQDSRPDSSRVVYDDVPYEKVQAEEESGRPAGAQVKRHASSCSEKSRRIDPQVKVKRHASNANQYRYGKNRAEEDARRFLTEKDKLEKEKAAIRSELVLLRKERRELREAMKSSSGVKLQDLEQRVALLEEQCRQKEERRVDLELQLSEVKEQLKQSLAGGPALGLAVTSKAENGEATNKPNGSPPEHLVPVNSAAELRKRSPSILPANKGNVLRKAKEWEKKQT; encoded by the exons TGCTGGACCAGCTCCTGCCAGAGCTCAGCATCCTGCTCAAGCTGCTGGACCATGAGTACCTGAGTGCCACGGCGCAGGAAAAGAAGGTGGCTGTGTCCTCCattctgcagaagctgcagccGCCCACAG GGAAGGACACAGACTTCATGTATGTGAACACGGCCTCTCTGAGCAATGGCACCAGCTTTGTGGAGTCTCTCTTCGAGGAGTTTG ACTGTGACCTGCGGGATCTCCGGGACATGCAGGAGGATGATGGGGATACCGGTGACAGCATCGGTGTGGAACTCGCGAGGAGCCAGCCAGCAAAGAGC GTTCCTGCAGACCCCCCTCCGCCTCTGCCCACCACCCCCCCACCTGAGGATTACTATGAGGAAGCGCTGCCCCTGGGCCCGGGCAAGGCCCCCGAGTACATCACCTCCCGCA ACAATGACTCAGATGCCATGAGCAGCTCCTATGAATCTTatgatgaagaggaggaggaggggaaaggtCAGCAGCTGACACACCAGTGGCCATCAGAAGAAGCCTCCATGAACCTGGTGAAGGACTGTAGGATTTGTGCTTTCCTCTTGCGCAAGAAGCGCTTCGGGCAGTGGGCCAAGCAGCTCACCATCATACGGGATGGCAAACTGCTG tgctaCAAAAGCTCCAAGGACCGGCAGCCGCATGTGGAAGTGCCCCTGAGCACCTGCAATGTCATCTATGTCCCCAAGGATGGGCGACGCAAGAAGCACGAGCTGCGCTTCTCACTGCCTGGCGCTGAGGCACTggtgctggctgtgcagagcaaGGAGCAGGCTGAGGAATGGCTGAAG GTGATAAAGGAAGCAAGCACTGCAGGAACCAGTGGGATGGAAATCCCTATGTCCCCAGTGATGCCCTGCAAGATGGACCTGGATAAG AGGCTGTCACAGGAGAAGCACACCTCTGACTCAGACAGTGTGGCGACGGGTGAGACATGCTCCCCCATGGCCCGCAGAGAGCTCTGCGAGAACG GGAAAGTCAAGAAGAGTGGCTTGGCTGACCTGAAGGGCTCAATGAGCCGGGCAGCAGGGAAGAAGATCACCAGGATCATCAGCTTCTCCAAGAAGAAGCCTTCCCCTGAGGATACACAGACCTCCTCCACTGAGGAGGATATCCCATGCTGCG GCTACCTGAGTGTCCTGGTCAACCAGTGCTGGAAGGAGCGTTGGTGCCGCCTCAAGGCCAACACCCTCTACTTCCACAAGGACCGCACCGACCTGCGCACCCACGTCAATGCCATCAACCTCCGGGGCTGTGAGGTGGTCCCAGGACTGGGTCCCAAACACCCCTTTGCATTCCGTATCCTGCGCAATGGGCAGGAGGTGGCCGCTCTAGAG GCAAGCTGCTCAGAAGACCTGGGCCGCTGGTTGGGCCTTCTCTTGGTGGAGACGGGCTCCCAGACTGCACCGGAGGCCTTGCACTATGACTATGTGGATGTGGAGACAATTGCTAATATTGTGACAGCCGTGAGGCACTCCTACCT GTgggccagcagctcccaggacAGCCGACCCGACTCCTCCCGCGTGGTGTATGATGATGTCCCCTATGAGAAGGTTCAG GCTGAGGAGGAGTCGGGACGGCCAGCAGGAGCCCAGGTGAAGCGCCATGCCTCCTCCTGCAGCGAGAAGTCACGTCGAATTGACCCGCAGGTCAAAGTGAAGAGACACGCGTCAA ATGCCAACCAGTACAGGTATGGGAAGAACCGGGCTGAGGAGGATGCCAGGCGGTTTCTGACAGAGAAGGAtaagctggagaaggaaaaagcagcaattCGCAgtgagctggtgctgctgcGGAAAGAGAGGAGGGAGCTGCGGGAAGCCATgaaaagcagctcag GAGTGAAGCTGCAGGACCTGGAGCAGCGTGTGGCTTTGCTGGAGGAGCAATGCCGGCAGAAGGAGGAGCGCCGCGTCGACCTGGAGCTCCAGCTGAGCGAAGtgaaggagcagctgaagcagtCATTGGCAGGAGGGCCAGCCCTGGGACTGGCTGTGACCAGCAAGGCTGAGAATGGG GAAGCTACAAACAAGCCAAATGGGAGCCCCCCTGAGCACTTGGTTCCCGTTAACAGTGCAGCTGAACTGAGAAAGAGAAGCCCCTCCATCCTTCCTGCCAACAAGGGCAATGTGCTGAGGAAGGCCAAG GAATGGGAAAAGAAGCAGACATAA
- the AFAP1L1 gene encoding actin filament-associated protein 1-like 1 isoform X1, whose protein sequence is MSWGMHCGLRCAVRRWHRAWPLSAELGQGVVLDQLLPELSILLKLLDHEYLSATAQEKKVAVSSILQKLQPPTGKDTDFMYVNTASLSNGTSFVESLFEEFDCDLRDLRDMQEDDGDTGDSIGVELARSQPAKSVPADPPPPLPTTPPPEDYYEEALPLGPGKAPEYITSRNSSSPPNSVMDGYYEDADSNYPVTRMNGEQKNSYNDSDAMSSSYESYDEEEEEGKGQQLTHQWPSEEASMNLVKDCRICAFLLRKKRFGQWAKQLTIIRDGKLLCYKSSKDRQPHVEVPLSTCNVIYVPKDGRRKKHELRFSLPGAEALVLAVQSKEQAEEWLKVIKEASTAGTSGMEIPMSPVMPCKMDLDKRLSQEKHTSDSDSVATGETCSPMARRELCENGKVKKSGLADLKGSMSRAAGKKITRIISFSKKKPSPEDTQTSSTEEDIPCCGYLSVLVNQCWKERWCRLKANTLYFHKDRTDLRTHVNAINLRGCEVVPGLGPKHPFAFRILRNGQEVAALEASCSEDLGRWLGLLLVETGSQTAPEALHYDYVDVETIANIVTAVRHSYLWASSSQDSRPDSSRVVYDDVPYEKVQAEEESGRPAGAQVKRHASSCSEKSRRIDPQVKVKRHASNANQYRYGKNRAEEDARRFLTEKDKLEKEKAAIRSELVLLRKERRELREAMKSSSGVKLQDLEQRVALLEEQCRQKEERRVDLELQLSEVKEQLKQSLAGGPALGLAVTSKAENGEATNKPNGSPPEHLVPVNSAAELRKRSPSILPANKGNVLRKAKEWEKKQT, encoded by the exons TGCTGGACCAGCTCCTGCCAGAGCTCAGCATCCTGCTCAAGCTGCTGGACCATGAGTACCTGAGTGCCACGGCGCAGGAAAAGAAGGTGGCTGTGTCCTCCattctgcagaagctgcagccGCCCACAG GGAAGGACACAGACTTCATGTATGTGAACACGGCCTCTCTGAGCAATGGCACCAGCTTTGTGGAGTCTCTCTTCGAGGAGTTTG ACTGTGACCTGCGGGATCTCCGGGACATGCAGGAGGATGATGGGGATACCGGTGACAGCATCGGTGTGGAACTCGCGAGGAGCCAGCCAGCAAAGAGC GTTCCTGCAGACCCCCCTCCGCCTCTGCCCACCACCCCCCCACCTGAGGATTACTATGAGGAAGCGCTGCCCCTGGGCCCGGGCAAGGCCCCCGAGTACATCACCTCCCGCA ACAGCTCCAGCCCCCCCAACTCTGTCATGGATGGCTACTATGAGGATGCAGACAGCAACTACCCCGTCACCAGGATGAACGGGGAGCAGAAGAactctt ACAATGACTCAGATGCCATGAGCAGCTCCTATGAATCTTatgatgaagaggaggaggaggggaaaggtCAGCAGCTGACACACCAGTGGCCATCAGAAGAAGCCTCCATGAACCTGGTGAAGGACTGTAGGATTTGTGCTTTCCTCTTGCGCAAGAAGCGCTTCGGGCAGTGGGCCAAGCAGCTCACCATCATACGGGATGGCAAACTGCTG tgctaCAAAAGCTCCAAGGACCGGCAGCCGCATGTGGAAGTGCCCCTGAGCACCTGCAATGTCATCTATGTCCCCAAGGATGGGCGACGCAAGAAGCACGAGCTGCGCTTCTCACTGCCTGGCGCTGAGGCACTggtgctggctgtgcagagcaaGGAGCAGGCTGAGGAATGGCTGAAG GTGATAAAGGAAGCAAGCACTGCAGGAACCAGTGGGATGGAAATCCCTATGTCCCCAGTGATGCCCTGCAAGATGGACCTGGATAAG AGGCTGTCACAGGAGAAGCACACCTCTGACTCAGACAGTGTGGCGACGGGTGAGACATGCTCCCCCATGGCCCGCAGAGAGCTCTGCGAGAACG GGAAAGTCAAGAAGAGTGGCTTGGCTGACCTGAAGGGCTCAATGAGCCGGGCAGCAGGGAAGAAGATCACCAGGATCATCAGCTTCTCCAAGAAGAAGCCTTCCCCTGAGGATACACAGACCTCCTCCACTGAGGAGGATATCCCATGCTGCG GCTACCTGAGTGTCCTGGTCAACCAGTGCTGGAAGGAGCGTTGGTGCCGCCTCAAGGCCAACACCCTCTACTTCCACAAGGACCGCACCGACCTGCGCACCCACGTCAATGCCATCAACCTCCGGGGCTGTGAGGTGGTCCCAGGACTGGGTCCCAAACACCCCTTTGCATTCCGTATCCTGCGCAATGGGCAGGAGGTGGCCGCTCTAGAG GCAAGCTGCTCAGAAGACCTGGGCCGCTGGTTGGGCCTTCTCTTGGTGGAGACGGGCTCCCAGACTGCACCGGAGGCCTTGCACTATGACTATGTGGATGTGGAGACAATTGCTAATATTGTGACAGCCGTGAGGCACTCCTACCT GTgggccagcagctcccaggacAGCCGACCCGACTCCTCCCGCGTGGTGTATGATGATGTCCCCTATGAGAAGGTTCAG GCTGAGGAGGAGTCGGGACGGCCAGCAGGAGCCCAGGTGAAGCGCCATGCCTCCTCCTGCAGCGAGAAGTCACGTCGAATTGACCCGCAGGTCAAAGTGAAGAGACACGCGTCAA ATGCCAACCAGTACAGGTATGGGAAGAACCGGGCTGAGGAGGATGCCAGGCGGTTTCTGACAGAGAAGGAtaagctggagaaggaaaaagcagcaattCGCAgtgagctggtgctgctgcGGAAAGAGAGGAGGGAGCTGCGGGAAGCCATgaaaagcagctcag GAGTGAAGCTGCAGGACCTGGAGCAGCGTGTGGCTTTGCTGGAGGAGCAATGCCGGCAGAAGGAGGAGCGCCGCGTCGACCTGGAGCTCCAGCTGAGCGAAGtgaaggagcagctgaagcagtCATTGGCAGGAGGGCCAGCCCTGGGACTGGCTGTGACCAGCAAGGCTGAGAATGGG GAAGCTACAAACAAGCCAAATGGGAGCCCCCCTGAGCACTTGGTTCCCGTTAACAGTGCAGCTGAACTGAGAAAGAGAAGCCCCTCCATCCTTCCTGCCAACAAGGGCAATGTGCTGAGGAAGGCCAAG GAATGGGAAAAGAAGCAGACATAA
- the AFAP1L1 gene encoding actin filament-associated protein 1-like 1 isoform X3 encodes MAPALWSLSSRSLGPATPSPSALPPNPDCDLRDLRDMQEDDGDTGDSIGVELARSQPAKSVPADPPPPLPTTPPPEDYYEEALPLGPGKAPEYITSRNSSSPPNSVMDGYYEDADSNYPVTRMNGEQKNSYNDSDAMSSSYESYDEEEEEGKGQQLTHQWPSEEASMNLVKDCRICAFLLRKKRFGQWAKQLTIIRDGKLLCYKSSKDRQPHVEVPLSTCNVIYVPKDGRRKKHELRFSLPGAEALVLAVQSKEQAEEWLKVIKEASTAGTSGMEIPMSPVMPCKMDLDKRLSQEKHTSDSDSVATGETCSPMARRELCENGKVKKSGLADLKGSMSRAAGKKITRIISFSKKKPSPEDTQTSSTEEDIPCCGYLSVLVNQCWKERWCRLKANTLYFHKDRTDLRTHVNAINLRGCEVVPGLGPKHPFAFRILRNGQEVAALEASCSEDLGRWLGLLLVETGSQTAPEALHYDYVDVETIANIVTAVRHSYLWASSSQDSRPDSSRVVYDDVPYEKVQAEEESGRPAGAQVKRHASSCSEKSRRIDPQVKVKRHASNANQYRYGKNRAEEDARRFLTEKDKLEKEKAAIRSELVLLRKERRELREAMKSSSGVKLQDLEQRVALLEEQCRQKEERRVDLELQLSEVKEQLKQSLAGGPALGLAVTSKAENGEATNKPNGSPPEHLVPVNSAAELRKRSPSILPANKGNVLRKAKEWEKKQT; translated from the exons ATGGCACCAGCTTTGTGGAGTCTCTCTTCGAGGAGTTTG GGTCCTGCTACTCCCTCACCCTCAGCGCTTCCTCCCAATCCAGACTGTGACCTGCGGGATCTCCGGGACATGCAGGAGGATGATGGGGATACCGGTGACAGCATCGGTGTGGAACTCGCGAGGAGCCAGCCAGCAAAGAGC GTTCCTGCAGACCCCCCTCCGCCTCTGCCCACCACCCCCCCACCTGAGGATTACTATGAGGAAGCGCTGCCCCTGGGCCCGGGCAAGGCCCCCGAGTACATCACCTCCCGCA ACAGCTCCAGCCCCCCCAACTCTGTCATGGATGGCTACTATGAGGATGCAGACAGCAACTACCCCGTCACCAGGATGAACGGGGAGCAGAAGAactctt ACAATGACTCAGATGCCATGAGCAGCTCCTATGAATCTTatgatgaagaggaggaggaggggaaaggtCAGCAGCTGACACACCAGTGGCCATCAGAAGAAGCCTCCATGAACCTGGTGAAGGACTGTAGGATTTGTGCTTTCCTCTTGCGCAAGAAGCGCTTCGGGCAGTGGGCCAAGCAGCTCACCATCATACGGGATGGCAAACTGCTG tgctaCAAAAGCTCCAAGGACCGGCAGCCGCATGTGGAAGTGCCCCTGAGCACCTGCAATGTCATCTATGTCCCCAAGGATGGGCGACGCAAGAAGCACGAGCTGCGCTTCTCACTGCCTGGCGCTGAGGCACTggtgctggctgtgcagagcaaGGAGCAGGCTGAGGAATGGCTGAAG GTGATAAAGGAAGCAAGCACTGCAGGAACCAGTGGGATGGAAATCCCTATGTCCCCAGTGATGCCCTGCAAGATGGACCTGGATAAG AGGCTGTCACAGGAGAAGCACACCTCTGACTCAGACAGTGTGGCGACGGGTGAGACATGCTCCCCCATGGCCCGCAGAGAGCTCTGCGAGAACG GGAAAGTCAAGAAGAGTGGCTTGGCTGACCTGAAGGGCTCAATGAGCCGGGCAGCAGGGAAGAAGATCACCAGGATCATCAGCTTCTCCAAGAAGAAGCCTTCCCCTGAGGATACACAGACCTCCTCCACTGAGGAGGATATCCCATGCTGCG GCTACCTGAGTGTCCTGGTCAACCAGTGCTGGAAGGAGCGTTGGTGCCGCCTCAAGGCCAACACCCTCTACTTCCACAAGGACCGCACCGACCTGCGCACCCACGTCAATGCCATCAACCTCCGGGGCTGTGAGGTGGTCCCAGGACTGGGTCCCAAACACCCCTTTGCATTCCGTATCCTGCGCAATGGGCAGGAGGTGGCCGCTCTAGAG GCAAGCTGCTCAGAAGACCTGGGCCGCTGGTTGGGCCTTCTCTTGGTGGAGACGGGCTCCCAGACTGCACCGGAGGCCTTGCACTATGACTATGTGGATGTGGAGACAATTGCTAATATTGTGACAGCCGTGAGGCACTCCTACCT GTgggccagcagctcccaggacAGCCGACCCGACTCCTCCCGCGTGGTGTATGATGATGTCCCCTATGAGAAGGTTCAG GCTGAGGAGGAGTCGGGACGGCCAGCAGGAGCCCAGGTGAAGCGCCATGCCTCCTCCTGCAGCGAGAAGTCACGTCGAATTGACCCGCAGGTCAAAGTGAAGAGACACGCGTCAA ATGCCAACCAGTACAGGTATGGGAAGAACCGGGCTGAGGAGGATGCCAGGCGGTTTCTGACAGAGAAGGAtaagctggagaaggaaaaagcagcaattCGCAgtgagctggtgctgctgcGGAAAGAGAGGAGGGAGCTGCGGGAAGCCATgaaaagcagctcag GAGTGAAGCTGCAGGACCTGGAGCAGCGTGTGGCTTTGCTGGAGGAGCAATGCCGGCAGAAGGAGGAGCGCCGCGTCGACCTGGAGCTCCAGCTGAGCGAAGtgaaggagcagctgaagcagtCATTGGCAGGAGGGCCAGCCCTGGGACTGGCTGTGACCAGCAAGGCTGAGAATGGG GAAGCTACAAACAAGCCAAATGGGAGCCCCCCTGAGCACTTGGTTCCCGTTAACAGTGCAGCTGAACTGAGAAAGAGAAGCCCCTCCATCCTTCCTGCCAACAAGGGCAATGTGCTGAGGAAGGCCAAG GAATGGGAAAAGAAGCAGACATAA